The Nicotiana tomentosiformis chromosome 9, ASM39032v3, whole genome shotgun sequence genome contains the following window.
AGAATTTAACATTTTTATTTTTCCCTGAATCCTTGTTAGAAATTTTTTTCCCTTCATGTTGTTAACCACAAATTAATGTCTATTTCTCTGTGATCGATATAATATCAGGAGAATATCATCTTGATCTAATAGTAAGCTATGGAGCAGTCCCAGTAATTGTTCCTAGAGTTACAGGGGTCCATATGTTATTGGAAAGTTTTGAACCAATTCATGGAGTTCTTCTTTGTGAAGGAGAAGATTTAGACCCTTCTTTATATGACGATGAACCAGCTAATCTCTCTgctgaagaaatagaagaaattCGAAGACAACATGCCAGTGACACAGCCATTGACAAAGAAAAAGACACTATTGAGCTGAGATTAGCAAAGCTTTGTCTAGAAAGAAACATACCTTACTTGGGAATATGCCGAGGCTCACAGGTAATAAGGGAAAAAGGTCTAATTTTACCCTACCAAATAACTTAATTTGATCCTCTGTTATATTTTAGGGTCATTCAAATATCCTTGTTGTTAATGAATGATGATCGGGATTTGCCTATGATTTTAACAAAGCTATGACGAGGACTGAGTAGGACGTTCCACGtgtcaaagaaaaaaaaaatttatctaCCTACTTTTGACTATAGTTTAAAGTCACCATATGTTATATTGCAAGTTCGAGTTCTATTCAGGTTCGAAGGAATACGATACAATTTGCTAACGGCAAGAATATGAATAGCCCGATAATCAGGGACAGATGTAGTTTATCGATTACGGATTCATCCAAATTCATAATTTTTGACACGGAGtacataatatttatatataaatttGTTAAAATCTCAACAAATATTAGATCTGAACCCATAgttttaacaatataataagttCAATCCtgaaaatcttaaaagttgaacccatcaaattaatttaaattttgaatccgCCTCTGCCGATAACATAGGATAATATTAAGATATTTCTTGTAGTAGAAGGatatatttgatcatttttcCTAGTTTAAGGAAAAAGTTCAATTGAACCTAaccttaaaaattatttatatacaTTGTCTATAACCTATATTTATAGAAAATTCAGAATTTTGAACGTCCATAAAGGTTAAATTCTGGATTCATCTCTGCAGGTACTTAACGTTGCATGTGGGGGAACTctttatagagacattgagaaagAGCTTTCAAGAAACCTCCCTCAAAATCAAAGGGTACTCCACATTGATTATGATAACTATGATGGTCATAGGCATGTTGTTAAGATTATTGAGAATACCCCATTGCACCATTGGTTCAAGAATTCCTTAGAAGAATATGACAAAATGGAAATTTTCGTCAATAGTTATCATCACCAAGGAGTTAAGAAGTTAGCTCAGAGGTTTGTTCCTATGGCATTTGCAACAGATGGTTTAATTGAAGGATTTTATGATCCAGATGCTTATAATCCCGAGGAGGGTAAATTTATTATGGGACTTCAATTTCATCCAGAGAGAATGAGGCAATCAGATACTGATGAGTTTGATTATCCTGGATGCACCTTTGCTTATCAGGTTTCTACACATTTTTGACCTATGTTGTTCGGAATCTTTAAAAGAATCTGCTGAGTGTGTGTTGGATCCTTCAAAAATAGTTCATTTTTTGAGAATCCGACACGGATGCGGCAACATTTTTAAAGAGCCCATATATAAAAGTTAAAATCTTTGCGATATTTAACCTCTATAACTCTTAATGTAAAAGAAATTTTATACGCGCCTAATTAAAAACAATTAAAAGTAGTTGTTCGTATAAAGTGGTCAAGATTAGTAAGGTGAAAAATAAAATGTGTTACCTGCTATAATAGATTAAAGTTCAACACATTAGTATATCTAAGTTAAATCTGAAGTGATTTGTGCTGAAATCTCACACTTAGTTGAATGTGATTTGCAGGAGTTTGTGAAAGCTGTAGTTGCTTATCAGAAGAAGCTCTCTAGTTCAACAACAGTCCAAAACCCCATAAAACTTAATCAAGAAATGGAGAAAAAGAGGAAAATTATAGTTAGAAGCTTCTCTCTTGCGAGGAATATATATGAAGGAGGCCATCAAATGAATCCATCTAAAGAATCTGACTTAGATGCTGGAGCAGAGTTCCTAGAGGTATATGGATAGggaatttaatttggattttACTAACTATAATTTTAAAAGAATCCATAGTATAAATATGTTGACTACCCATATTTTATAAAACGAATGACAATTAAAAAACATTTTAATGAAAtaaaacaaaagaagaagaaaacaattaCTAGACACTAGAAATTTGACCTTCTAGTCATCTGTAATTTTTAAGCAATTCACGCGTAGCTTGATTACTCTATAATATCATGACAGAGAATAGTTTAGTGACTATACTGATATAGCGGGTAAACACAATTAGTTTAATGtgataaaatataattttataatattacTGTTACAGTAAAAATATTTAGTGACTtttaacacaaaaaaataaatttgttATTATAGTGAGCAAAAACCAGTGATCTATAGTTCTATACGTGAAACTAATCATACTTATATAGCCAAAATACCTTGAATGCATGTATACTTAGTTGTTGGTGATCATGTAATGTTGCAGTATGGGCGAAGATAGAAGCCTAAATATGAATTCTGTTTCAGAAACATATATTCAAATAGTATATTTTGTgttaagaaattcattaaatacgtacacatattaaatttaaaatatacttATTAATACTTAAAGTTGTAATTCAAaacctataaaattaaaatacTAACTCCATTAGTGTATTGCAGTCAAATACAGCATTGAGTATTCAACAAGAGGAAAGGTTAATTCAGATGGGAGCCACTGTAAGAAATGGATCTTCCTACTTAGAGAGACTGAAGATGAATGAGGAGAGAGAGGGTATAGCAAGAAAAGTAATGTCGAAAATGTCGGTGGAACAGTTATCTGATCTCAAGTCGTTTTACAATATGATGGGACAAATATGTTCAGAAATATTAGAGAGAAAACTCCAAGATATTGTCAATGAAGTTGCCTCTTGAATTGAAGTTTGGATCTTTCTGCATGAGTTTTTGGTTCTATGCTTTGTTGTCAAGTTTCTCTACTTGTCTTTTTGCTACATCAATGAATGActatttgtttttttcttttcttttgctcTTTTATTGGAATCACATGTATTGAAATAGTTCAAAAGTATAAGTTCACACTTTACTTtcctgtctttttttttttttttggagttgGTTCATGTCTTTTTCTAGGCAGGCAGTCCAAACTTGGAAAGCATTCAAGAGTGGCTTTGTTGAAATATTTGCTCAAGTCATTTGCACAACAGAAAAGTAGGGTGCTTGTCCGGCGGATCGAGCGGATAATTATGCTTAACAGTTCGACTTATTAtttatcggattataaatatagtaattgTCTAGCCATTCAATAAGATAACGGACGGATTGATATCGGATTAAGCAATTATCGGACGGTTTATCGGCTAAATTAAATAGAATTTTTTTTGAACAATCTTAATCTTGTGAATACCAAACAGCCAAACTGCATAGTTCAGCTTACCATTCATATCCTCAGTACATTACTCAATGAAGACTTATCATGGAGTACAAAGAACAATTTCTGGAACAAATTTTTTGAATACTCAATGAAGATATCTCAATCACTGCACCCAAATAAAGTACCAGCCTTAATTATCAAGCCATATGCGCAGAGAAGAACGGACTGTGATCACTTTCCAAAGTGTACACGTTCTGTGGAGGCCATTTTTTGATCATAGCATCTTGTTGCTCTAGCTTCACAACTCGATCATATGTTGTTCTAATGTATATTCGAGGTACTTTCTCTGCACATGACAATAAATTCCACAGTATATTATGTACATGTTGGATATGAGACTATCTCAATCACTGCACCCAAATGAAGCAATAGAAGAACAGAGTGTGATCACTTTTCATTGGCCATTTTTTTATCATAGCATCTTGCTGCACTTTCTCTATTCTAACATAGTATATTGTGGGATTTATTACGCTGGAACAAAATTTTTGAATACTCAATAAaggtaaaagtgtaaatataaaaattattaacgGGTTAATGGTTTAtctgataagaaaattgagtaatccgctcCCAAatcgttaagccgttaattataaaatctcaatccgttcaccatccattaccccGATAACCTGATATcaataagccaataagccatCAGTTCGGTTCGGTTAACGGTTACGATTCGATTTTGAACAGCCATAtagaaaagggtcaaatatacccaTGTACTATTAGAAAATGTTTAAATATATTCCTTGTTATATTTTGAGTCTGTTTATATCTCTGTCGCTATATTATTGCTTCAAATATACCCATTTTCCGTTAAGTTTGTTCAAAATGGACATCAAATCCTACGTGACACTTGCATTTGATGAGGTAGATGCCACATGGCTTGCCACCTCAGCGCCCCTAATCCATTTTATCCATCCCTTCTATTTTTTTTCACCACTAAAATTTTCTTTCCCTCCACCACTATTGCTACCATTACCGCTACcatgaacaatattgtatttcaaatttAGTTTTTTATATAGGGATTATGGGCGGTGAAGTGGACAAACTTAATTGAagaagggtatatttgaaccaGTAGTATTACggtaggggtatatttggccgtTTGCCGTTTGCACAAAGTAGGGATGTCAAATGGGCTGGTTGACCTGATTTTGCACGGGTCAAAATGAGTTGAATGAATAAAGAGCGGGTCAATGACCTGCCCAAAAGTTACTTGAACTGAGATGGACTGGGTAAAATGGGCTAAAATTTTGGTCATGGCCCAATCCACCAAACTCTTACCAAACTTTAATTAATGTATGTTGTTTTCTTATAAAAATTTTAATTACCAAATaaaactttcttttcttttgttacgATCATATATAACATGTCAAACAAAAAGGAATTATAATAATTTAGCAAAGATGCTCATGAATCAACTTGGGCTAAATAAATAGTTCAATTTTAGACGGATTAAGATGAATTGTGTTAAGATGAATTGAGTTTAACAATAAGGCGGGTCAATGAGCGGTCCAACCTTGAACGGATTAAACGTTAATTGAATGAACTTGGGCATAAATTGCCGCCCCTCTGGGAATGCTTCAATGCTAAGGAAAGGTtccctctccttccctatctttgtTCCCCATGGTTGTCATTGATTCGAAATAAAACTTGATGAGGTAAAACATATTTAGTAAATTAAATTACTTATAAGCTAACTATgaatatatctatctatatctatactatattaaaagcacgaaggttctTAGCGAGATATCATtctccttttttaccctttaaaaataaaattcgcactagataaaatagttatttgattatttttttaatatttaggaataaccatttaattaattttttaatatttaggagtttGTATATCAAAACTTTCCTTATTAGAATTGTATTGAAAGTCCTagtatttagaattttaaaattattaatatataccttatataaatcttaCACTTAAATTATATATGTATTTAAATGATAAACAAAATAATAAAGGAAAGAATAAGAAGACGAAAGAAAGAGGAAGTACACAGCTTTGGATAATTATGGAGGTAGTCAAATCTctttataaatttttttattgATTCTGATTTATATGAAACTCTTCTATATTAAAGCTATTCCACTAATAATAGTACTCTATATTTATCTTTAGTTTTCAAAACTTTGAAATTACAATTATAATTATTCGAAATATTGAACAGAAATCAATAACAAACTCCAAAATTATCAACTATTCCAACAAGATAATTTATGAGATATTTTAAGGTTTTTAATTAATGGTAAATAATTGTATATAAGCGGATTTCTTGACTATAATTTTGACTTCTAAAAGGGCATTTCAACTGTAGGCTTTATTTATAGCACATAGTGATTCTTAATTCTTTGAGATTAACAAAGAATTTCCATTTGCTTTTTTTATCCATAGAATGTCACGCATGGGTTATTTTTTTCCTAATGAATTTTTTACTATTTGAAAaagaattcttattaaaaatatatatttataattaaatataaaaaaattggtATGAGCTAATTAATATTACTTAAATACTAATCTCACTTGAATAATGACACTTCAAAACTAACTACACCCTTCCAATTCTAATTTAAGTTATACTTTGGAATACATTTTAAGTTGAATCATTGACCGGTGATTGAGTATTTTTGTAGAGcgatttcttttttatttgagtTAATTATACACGATCAATAGTTATCGTCTTTAGGAACtaatattttataactcaaagacaaattttgaatttttttttaattgagtTAGGTACACGCGCAAAACACGTACATTAAGACTACTCTTTGTGTTAAGCATGGCCAGGAAATCGGATGGAAAAATCTTAATATATCTTAAGGGCTTACATTATGGACAGTGTGTGTTGGGCTAATCATGTAGGGCAGCTTCTAAATCCGCAGTGCGGTTTAATGCACAAACATTACACtggttatacatatatatatatatatatatatatatatatatatatatatatatatatatatatatatatatatatatatatatatattgttataaaataaagactgtaaagtaaaggcaaatatagagagaaactgatatattattcaaacttcaaacttatgtacataatgaactgaattctcctctatttatagaagaaaggtagctgctgtgtaagctgaagaaaggaagctgctgtgtaagttgctgtgtaagctgcttgtaagctgctgctctaaactgttgtgccagatatagataatcttctatcatgggtaatatttatccataacggagtaccgaaaggataagcttcttcaggaggcttatttccaatagagtactaaatagataaatgtatttatggcggagtctcatatgggtAAACtttttcaggaagcttatttacaacggagtactaaatgaacatccataatataatatattcataacactcccccttggatgttcattaaaagataatgtgcctcgttaaaaccttactaggaaaaattcCGTGGAAAAAAAATCCtggtgaaggaaaaagagtacacatatttagtaatacgcattgctagctgcctcattaaaaaccttataaggaaaaccctgtgggaaaaaaaatttaataaggaaaaaagagtacatcgtgtattttactccccctgataaaaatcttatttcaaatatttaagtccccacattccaatcttgtataccatcttctcaaaagttgaagttggtaaagatttggtgaataaatctgccggattgtcacttgaacggatttgttgtacatcaatgtcaccatttttctgaaaatCGTGTGTGTAGATTAATTTTGGTGAAatatgcttcgttctatctccttttataaatcctcccttcaattgggctatgcatacagcattgtcttcgtataaaattgtgggtcttttctcacattccaaatcacatttttctcgaataaaatgaattattgatctcaaccatacgcattctctacttgcttcatgaatggctattatttcagcatgatttgaataAGTAGCAAAAATAGAttgttttgtggagcgccatgatatgatagtacctacacatgtaaatacgtacccggtctgagatctagctttatggagatcagataaataacctgtatctgcataaccaacaagatatgcactatctttgttagcataaaaaaaactcatatcaagagttccctttaaatatcgcaatatatgcttaatcccgttccaatgtctccgtataggagaagagctatatctttctagtaaattaacagaaaatgctatgtcatgccttgtagcattagc
Protein-coding sequences here:
- the LOC104117256 gene encoding putative glutamine amidotransferase GAT1_2.1 isoform X1; the encoded protein is MAAELSVVLPRVLIVSRRTVRKNKFVDFVGEYHLDLIVSYGAVPVIVPRVTGVHMLLESFEPIHGVLLCEGEDLDPSLYDDEPANLSAEEIEEIRRQHASDTAIDKEKDTIELRLAKLCLERNIPYLGICRGSQVLNVACGGTLYRDIEKELSRNLPQNQRVLHIDYDNYDGHRHVVKIIENTPLHHWFKNSLEEYDKMEIFVNSYHHQGVKKLAQRFVPMAFATDGLIEGFYDPDAYNPEEGKFIMGLQFHPERMRQSDTDEFDYPGCTFAYQEFVKAVVAYQKKLSSSTTVQNPIKLNQEMEKKRKIIVRSFSLARNIYEGGHQMNPSKESDLDAGAEFLESNTALSIQQEERLIQMGATVRNGSSYLERLKMNEEREGIARKVMSKMSVEQLSDLKSFYNMMGQICSEILERKLQDIVNEVAS
- the LOC104117256 gene encoding putative glutamine amidotransferase GAT1_2.1 isoform X2, which produces MAAELSVVLPRVLIVSRRTVRKNKFVDFVGEYHLDLIVSYGAVPVIVPRVTGVHMLLESFEPIHGVLLCEGEDLDPSLYDDEPANLSAEEIEEIRRQHASDTAIDKEKDTIELRLAKLCLERNIPYLGICRGSQVLNVACGGTLYRDIEKELSRNLPQNQRVLHIDYDNYDGHRHVVKIIENTPLHHWFKNSLEEYDKMEIFVNSYHHQGVKKLAQRFVPMAFATDGLIEGFYDPDAYNPEEGKFIMGLQFHPERMRQSDTDEFDYPGCTFAYQSNTALSIQQEERLIQMGATVRNGSSYLERLKMNEEREGIARKVMSKMSVEQLSDLKSFYNMMGQICSEILERKLQDIVNEVAS